The region TGCAGAACGCCACCTCCATTCTGGACACGGCCGCGAGCAAGAAGGTTATCCACTGGCGCACGGCGGCCAGAAAGATTTCCCGGCTCTCCGTGGCCGCGAATAAGATCTAGTCGTTACGCACTTTTATTCAGTCACGAAGGCCCGTCATGATGCTGCATGACGGGCCTTTTGTTGTTCCGGGCGAACGGGCGCCCTTGGTCGGGGTTCAGAACCGGTAGCCGAGCTGAATGCCAAGTTGATGATCCTCACCGTTTCCGTGATCGTTCATTCTGTATTCGTACATCATGCCGCCACTCAGATTTTGGGCGGCAAGGGTCAGGCCGACGCCAAGCAGCAAGGTGTCGCGCGTGGGGTCGTTGTCAATTTCAAAGGCTGGTCCGAAGCTTTCGAATCGGGCCCGGATATGGTCCGCCGCGTCGGAATTCATGGCATGGGTCCATTGGAGCCGCGCTTCCGGAAACAACGTGGCCGAGGCGAGGGAAATGGACCGACCGGCGCGCAGACCAAGCGTCGAGCGCAGCGAAGTGCCATCACTGGCGTCGATGTCCAGATTCATGGCGCCGGCGTTTTGTTCCGCGACGGAATTTTCGTGCAGGTACAGCCCGGTCAGTTGGACAAATGGTTGAATGCGCCACGCTCCCGGAGCGAAGACATGTCCCATGGCGACACCAAGGCTCATGTCATGGGCCCAGTGCTGGGCATCGGCCTCCTGGCCCAGGAAACGCAGTTCCCTGAAGGTTTCAACCCGCGAACGGCCCGCGCCAAGACTGGCCGCGACATAGGGTCCGGCATCCCGGAGGCGTTGCCGCCAGATGGTGTGCAGATAGCCCCGCACGGAGGTGATGTCGGCGTGGGATTCGTCGTCCCCGCTGTCCAGCGCGTGCTGGAGAAAGG is a window of Deltaproteobacteria bacterium DNA encoding:
- a CDS encoding autotransporter outer membrane beta-barrel domain-containing protein — translated: TRNTYASLAGNSGQGSLAHVLDTVRTEATGDLETALLRVDNMNLAEVRDALTDLAPGIQAATRRALVDQPHREAGEILKRLEDSAFQTSTLQQDAASTSVGKDYPGYSVWGNVATSSGFQDSRDVIPCLSAHTMNLFLGVDQQHGHWTTGLATAFLQHALDSGDDESHADITSVRGYLHTIWRQRLRDAGPYVAASLGAGRSRVETFRELRFLGQEADAQHWAHDMSLGVAMGHVFAPGAWRIQPFVQLTGLYLHENSVAEQNAGAMNLDIDASDGTSLRSTLGLRAGRSISLASATLFPEARLQWTHAMNSDAADHIRARFESFGPAFEIDNDPTRDTLLLGVGLTLAAQNLSGGMMYEYRMNDHGNGEDHQLGIQLGYRF